The following are encoded together in the Planctobacterium marinum genome:
- a CDS encoding VOC family protein, which yields MLTPFHLAIAVHDLELARAFYGDLLGCKQGRSSEFWIDWDFWGHQLVTHLDQNLKLSETVNLVDGKDIGVPHFGVVLNWSDWEELISRLREKQVKFVLEPYVRFAGKPGEQGTFFIKDGTGNRLEFKAFKDPAFLFAKQ from the coding sequence ATGCTGACACCATTTCACCTTGCCATCGCCGTACATGACCTGGAGTTGGCTCGTGCATTCTATGGCGACCTGTTGGGTTGTAAGCAAGGTCGGAGCTCTGAATTCTGGATCGACTGGGACTTCTGGGGGCATCAGCTGGTTACTCATCTGGATCAAAACCTCAAATTAAGCGAAACCGTAAATCTGGTGGATGGGAAAGACATCGGCGTTCCGCATTTTGGTGTAGTACTAAACTGGTCTGACTGGGAAGAATTAATCTCGCGTCTACGAGAAAAACAGGTTAAATTTGTTCTTGAACCTTATGTAAGGTTTGCGGGAAAGCCCGGAGAACAAGGCACATTTTTTATTAAGGATGGCACTGGTAACCGCCTTGAATTTAAAGCTTTTAAGGATCCCGCGTTTCTTTTTGCAAAACAGTAA